The following proteins are co-located in the Molothrus ater isolate BHLD 08-10-18 breed brown headed cowbird chromosome 29, BPBGC_Mater_1.1, whole genome shotgun sequence genome:
- the LOC118695889 gene encoding scale keratin-like — protein MSYSSESCGVSCPRPIAESSNEPCVQQCPESRALILPPPVVVTIPGPVLSTCPQESVVGSSGPALPGRSFSSRSSQGYGGSFGLGGSGGYGGPLALGGSSGYGGSFGSGGYGGWGYGSSRGYGGFSGYGGFSGYGGSLGYGGSRGYGGSFGLGSCGGYGGSQGYGDSLGYGGSLGYGRSLGYGGDTGYGGSFGGYGGSLGGYGGSLGGYGGSFGNCGRSYSSGFSSRGLGYSLPGSQRWGRSRRGSCGVF, from the exons ATGTCCTACTCCAGCGAGTCCTGCGGCGTCAGCTGCCCCCGGCCCATCGCCGAGAGCTCCAACGAGCCGTGTGTGCAGCAGTGTCCCGAGTCCAGAGCCCTGATCCTGCCCCCGCCGGTGGTGGTGACCATCCCAGGCCCCGTGCTCAGCACCTGCCCCCAGGAGAGCGTTGTGGGATCGTCGGGCCCAGCCTTGCCGGGGCGTTCCTTCAGTTCCCGCAGCTCCCAGGGCTACGGGGGCTCCTTTGGGCTGGGAGGATCTGGGGGTTATGGGGGCCCCCTGGCCTTGGGGGGCTCCTCTGGCTATGGGGGCTCCTTTGGGTCTGGAGGTTATGGGGGCT GGGGCTATGGGAGCTCCCGGGGCTATGGGGGTTTCTCAGGCTATGGGGGCTTCTCAGGCTATGGGGGCTCCCTTGGATATGGGGGCTCCCGGGGCTATGGGGGCTCCTTTGGCCTGGGAAGCTGTGGGGGCTATGGGGGCTCCCAGGGCTATGGGGACTCCCTGGGATATGGGGGCTCCCTTGGCTACGGCCGTTCCCTGGGTTATGGAGGTGACACTGGCTATGGGGGCTCCTTTGGGGGCTATGGGGGTTCCCTTGGGGGCTATGGGGGCTCCCTTGGGGGCTATGGGGGCTCCTTTGGCAATTGCGGGAGGTCCTACAGCTCCGGCTTCTCCTCACGGGGCCTGGGCTattccctgcctggctctcagAGATGGGGCAGGTCCCGCCGCGGGAGCTGTGGGGTTTTCTAA
- the LOC118696068 gene encoding feather beta keratin-like has product MSCYDLCAPTSCGPTPLANSCNEPCVRQCQDSTYVIQPSPVVVTLPGPILSSFPQNTAVGSSASAAVGDALSAGGVPINSGSSSGLGSLGYSGLGGLYGRSYRRSNRCGP; this is encoded by the coding sequence ATGTCCTGCTACGACCTCTGTGCCCCCACCTCCTGCGGCCCCACCCCGCTGGCCAACAGCTGCAACGAGCCCTGTGTCCGGCAGTGCCAGGACTCCACCTACGTGATCCAGCCCTCGCCCGTGGTGGTCACCCTGCCCgggcccatcctcagctccttcccccagaacaccGCCGTGGGATCCTCGGCGTCCGCGGCCGTCGGGGATGCTCTGAGCGCCGGGGGAGTCCCCATCAACTCGGGCAGCTCCTCGGGGCTCGGCAGTTTGGGGTACTCGGGTTTGGGGGGGCTCTACGGGAGGTCCTACAGGCGCTCCAACCGCTGCGGGCCCTGA